A single window of Nicotiana tomentosiformis chromosome 1, ASM39032v3, whole genome shotgun sequence DNA harbors:
- the LOC138906967 gene encoding uncharacterized protein, with amino-acid sequence MSGYAKFMKDLVTKKRSMNCETIKMTHQVSDMVHSMAPKLEDPDVFTILCTIGSADFAKTICDLGASINLMPYSVFKILGIGKPRPTSMRFRMADRTMKRPLGIIDDVLVRVDKFIFLADFVILDCEVDYKVPIIMGRPFLATGKTLVYVEDGEFTFRVGDEKGVFHVCKSMRQPNSNEVCSFVDLVTEVIVDDTSAVINMEDTLETVLLNHDEDEKEGFVECVNALQGMGSYTYKPRKPSLDLKNWKTPPTKPSIEEPPTLEYNQILIAPKDQDKTTFTCPYGTFAFSRMPFGLCNAPAMFQRCMMSIFTDMVEEFLEVFMDDFSIVGDSFEECLDNLDKFRPYLMGTKVIVHTDHAELCYLISNKDSKSRLMRWVLLLQEFDLEIQDRKGSEYQVAGHLSRLEEEGRPHDGLEINDSFPDEQLLSISMTGMPWFADVANYLVSGIVTSEFSSNQRKKLKRDCLDYYWDEPYLFKICTDGVIRICVPEQEQLGILEACHSSPYGGHHGGARTATKVLSYGFYWPTLYKDARELIKHCDDCQRVGGISKKNEMPLTTILEIDIFDVWGIDFMGPFVSSCGNTYILVAVDYISRWVEAVALPNNEARSVVAFLKKNIFTSFSDGSEGGSQASEPSSPPATTPATTATPINLDDDDKVPDDGKGGDTIVGGLARSRKPEVWADRFHNLNVLKQFTERKGWKWFTGRLQYANEYLVKEFYANVAHIKKGTKVTKVRNLKIQFDGHALNKYIEFEEVEAVQYLEKLALGDAVRPWQAEILAIPGTTPAWLTAGAQIVIATINFEAKGWQTFSKKKKDCIPTPTSSQSISKTKG; translated from the exons atgtcgggatatgccaagttcatgaaggatttggtaacaaagaagagatcaatgaactgtgaaacgatcaaaatgacacatcaagtgagtgatatggtgcactccatggctccaaagttggaagaccccGATGTTTTCACAATCCTgtgcactattgggagtgccgatttcgccaaaactatatgtgatttgggggcaagcattaacttgatgccctattctgtGTTTAAAATATTggggattgggaaaccaagacccacatccatgaggtTTCGAATGGCagatcggacaatgaaaaggccattggggataatcgatgatgtgttagttagggtcgacaagttcatctttctcgcagattttgtgatacttgactgtgaggttgactacaAGGTGCCAATCAttatggggagacctttccttgctacagggaagaCCTTAGTTTATGTGGAAGATGGAGAGTTCACCTTcagggtgggcgatgaaaaaggggtgttccatgtttgtaaatcaatgaggcagccaaatagcaacgaagtgtgttcgttcgtggatcttgtgaccgaagtaattgttgatgacacaagcgCTGTGATAAATATGGAAGATACCTTAGAAactgtgttgttgaatcatgatgaggatgagaaggaaggctttgtagaatgtgtcaatgctttgcaaggaatgggatcatatACTTATAAGCCCCGAAAACCTTCCTTGGATCTCAAAAActggaagactccaccaacaaagccctcaatcgaggagcctcccaccttgga ATATAACCAGATTCTTATTGCACCTAAAGACCAAGATAAGACcaccttcacttgtccatatggcacattcgcattctcgcggatgccattcgggttatgcaatgcaccggcaatgtttcagcggtgtatgatgtccatcttcaccgatatggtggaggaaTTTCTCGAggtttttatggatgatttctctatcgtgggggattcttttgaagagtgcttggataacttggataag ttccgcccgtacttaatgggtacaaaggtgattgttcacaccgaccatgcggaACTTTGTTATTTGATAAGCAATAAAGACTCTAAGTcaaggttgatgcggtgggtacttctattgcaagagtttgatctagagattcaagaccgaaaGGGTAGTGAGTATCAAGTGGCGGgccacttgtcccgattggaggaggaggggaggccacatgatggccttgagatcaatgattcatttcctgacgaacaactcctttccatttctatgactgggatgccatggtttgccgatgtggccaactatcttgtgagtggcattgttaCGAGTGAGTTCtcctcaaaccaaaggaagaagctcaaacgggactgcctggactactattgggatgagccatatctcttcaaaatttgtaCTGATGGTGTTATCCGAATATGTGTACCAGAACAAGaacaattgggtattcttgaagcttgccactcttcgccatatggtggtcaccatggtggggcgagaactgctacaaaggtcctaagctatggattctattggcctaccttgtacaaagacgcTAGAGAGCTCATTAAGCATTGTGATGATTGCCAAAGGGTTGGtgggatctccaagaaaaatgagatgcctctcaccaccatcctagagattgatattttcgatgtgtggggcatcgactttatgggTCCATTTGTGAGCTCGTGTGGGAACACCTATATTCTTGTTGCTGTAGATTACATTTCCAGATGGGTTGAAGCTgtagctttgcccaacaatgaagcacggagtgtggtggctttcttgaagaaaaacatattcacaag TTTTTCTGATGGCTCAGAAGGAGGTAGTCAGGCATCTGAACCATCTTCCCCACCTGCTACAACACCTGCCACAACAGCTACCCCAATTAATTTAGATGATGATGATAAGGTCCCGGATGACGGGAAAGGGGGTGACACAATTGTGGGAGGCCTGGCTAGATCAAGGAAGCCGGAGGTGTGGGCTGATAGATTT CACAATCTGAATGTCCTAAAGCAATTTACGGAGAGAaaaggatggaaatggttcaccggCCGGTTGCAATATGCCAATGAATACCTCgtcaaggaattttatgccaatgttgcccacatcaaaaagggtacaaaggtgACGAAGGTCCGGAACTTGAAAATCCAATTTGATGGCCACGCACTGAACAAATATATAGAGTTTGAGGAGGTCGAGGCAGTGCAATACCTGGAAAAGCTAGCCTTGGGTGATGCAGTTCGCCCATGGCAAGCTGAGATACTTGCTATTCCGGGGACAACACCTGCATGGCTCACTGCAGGAGCTCAAATTGTCATAGCCACCattaactttgaagcaaaagggtggcaaacattc tccaaaaagaagaaagattgtatccctaccccaacttcctcacagagtatttccaAGACCAAGGGGTAG